Genomic segment of Ignavibacteriales bacterium:
TTCTACGGCAAGTTTGCCAGATTCCTTGTCCGGTTAGATGGTAAGTTGAACGATCCGCGATACGCGTTTATGTTTCGGTTAAAAAATTATATTCAATCTGCTGCCATTAACGATTTGCTCTCGAAGATACTGGGTGCAGACGGCAGCGCGCAAGTGACAATTTTGGATATGAGCGGTGTGCCGTTCGATATCGTTAATACGATCGTATCGCTTCTGGCGCGCTTAATATTTGATTTCAATTTCTGGAATCCCAACAGGCGTGATTTTCCAATTCTCTTGGTGTTTGAGGAAGCGCATAATTATTTACCAAGCAGTGGCACTGCTACGGCCTCTGCTCGTAAAACTGTAGAGCGCATTGCAAAAGAAGGAAGAAAATACGGTGTCAGTTGTATGATCGTTAGCCAGCGTCCGTCGGAAGTTTCAGAAACAATCCTTTCGCAATGCAACAATTATGTTGTCCTGCGATTGACCAACCCGCTTGATCAGAATTATATTAGACGGCTGGTGCCAGATACATTTGCAAGTCTTACTGATGTGTTGCCCTCACTGAGAACAGGAGAAGCACTCGTTGTGGGTGAAGCAATCTCGATGCCTTTGCGTGTGCAGATCGATTATCCTAATCCGGAACCGGATAGCAGCGATATAAGGTTTTATGAGAAATGGAAACAGAGTGATGCCAAAACAAAGATTGCGGAAGTCGTCACGCGATGGTGGAAGCAAGAAAAGGTTAAGTGAACTGGTGGGCATTGAATAGGATGTCCCTTGCACTCTATGCTTCCACCTCTTCTCTCTTTCTTGTTGTCAATGATTGTCCTTTGTGTGTGTGAGAAAAGCATTGCTGCCTTGACGGCAAGTTTTTAAGTACACCACTTGAATCCGACAATTTCCTTTTATACATTGGTGCAGATTGATTTAGCGTAATTTCCTTTGAATGACAATCTTGGAGGTAATATGAAAGGATTTGTCAATCCTATTGCTCTATCTTTTTTTATTCTGGCCGGTTGTTCATCGCTCACGTTAAAACCAGGTGATTTTGCTTGGCCTGTCGAGTCTGCCCTAAGCGTTGATGCTCAAGGTAATGTGCAAAGCGAACGTTACAGCTTTTCACTCAATGTCAAAAAACTCCTCTTTATCGAAACACAAGACTCTGTCAATATAGCAAAAGTGACTTTGCGGATGATTCGCGATGTAAAGGGTTTTTACTTTATAACAGCGTCACAGTTTAAGAATGTCTATGTGTTTGAACAAACAGAGGGCGGTCTTAAACTTAAAAATAAAATTTTTGTGGCACAGAATGGACTGAGTGAACCGGCACTTAACCAGCGAGTACCGTACATCCAAATTGTGAATGGAAAAAATCCAACCATCTTAGTAACAGAAGATGGAGTTTTTGAAGGAGAAAAGAAATGAAGACCATGATACGGATTATTGCTTTGCTGGTGATGATGACCTTGACGCTTACCGCTCAGCAAAAATCGGATTATGTTATTGTTCAGCATTTTCAAACCATAACCAAATCCATTGCGAAAAATATTGATCAGGCAAAGACGGTGCAGGAGTGTGCCGAAGCCAATACTTCAATTGATGCGATTGAAAAAGAATTCAGTGAGGATAAAGCACTTATCAATAAAGCAAATTATCCGGATGGATATGATAAAACCGTAGAACAACTTCGAGGTAAACTACTCATTCGGCAAAGAGATCTTGGCGTCATTGAAAGTCAGATTGTACGTATTACAGAATTGGAAGTGAAAATCCGTGAACTGTCGGATCAGCTCATGAAGTTGACAAGCCAGAATGAATCATTGATGGCCGAAGTCAAGCAACTTTCCCTGAATGTAAAAAAACTTTCAGGCGATCTTTTTAATTCTGCCACACCAATAGATTCGCTCCGTAATATGATTGTAAGGCTACGCCAAGGATTGCAGGAACGCGATGCTCTTATCTTCGCCCTGACAGATAGTCTTTTTATGCAATACGATAAAAATGTCAGTGATATGAAGGATATTGAAAAGCAGGGACTGTTAGGCAAGATCGATCGCCACGGTATCATTGGAAATGTCAAACGATCTATTATAGACAATGTAGCATTCCTCGAATCGACACAGCTTAAAGGAAGTGATCTTGTTACAATTGTGCGGCAACAGAAACGGTTTCAGTCGCAATGGACTGGGTTAGCACCGAAACTTGCTTCACTCTATCTAAGCGGGAAATCGAAGAAGAGTGAAGTTGGCGTAGTCGATTCGATGCTGGCAATGTGGGGAGATAAGGTTGATGGTGCGATGTGGCGCTCGCTCAACACTCTTTTCAAAGAAAAAGGTTTTGTGGCCAAGGAGTTTTATAACGGTGATGAGTTTGTTGCAAACTTTATTGCCTTCCTTGATGAGCAAATTCAAAATCCGAATAAGGAAACCGATAACACACGATATAAACTGTTTACAAACTTTAATGAAAGTCTATGGCAAACAGATTTGAATGCAACATGGCTGCCAGCTCTCACCGAACTGCGTAAGATTTCTGATACCCAGAAAAAAGATATAGAAGAAAAATTTGAAAAGTGGCATGCATCTGTTATGCCAGGTGCGACATGGCTGACGTATATATTGATCGTCTTAGGAGTTCTTCTTGTAGCGATTATTTGTGTATGGATTTTCCGTAAAGGACCCAAAACAAGTCAAAAAGAATAACTATTAAACGAAATTCGATTCGAGAATGGAAAAATATTGCATGTGAGAATAGGTTACTTCATGCGGTACTAAGAGCGAATAGTTCTTTTTGCGATATACTCTGTTGTAATCTTTTGTGTCGATAGATTGAATATGAATTACGAGTTTGCATGTTTTTTATGCGTGTGGATTTCGATAGTAAAAGGTTGCACATTTTAGAGGTTTCCGAATTATTAATAAAAATTTATTTTCATCATTAATCATTTTATTTTTTTGGAGTTTGCATGAACGAACAATTGTTAAATGTTCTTATTGTAGATGATGAACCGACATATCGTATTGTTCTCACACAAACACTTAAAGGTTGCGGACACACAACCGAATCTTGTGACAGTGGAGATGACGCTATCAGCCTGCTTCAAAAAAACAAGTATGACGTGGTGCTGCTTGATTATAAAATGCCCGGAACAAGCGGTATCAATGTACTGCAATGGATGTACGGAATGAAGATGGATGTTCCAGT
This window contains:
- a CDS encoding response regulator — translated: MNEQLLNVLIVDDEPTYRIVLTQTLKGCGHTTESCDSGDDAISLLQKNKYDVVLLDYKMPGTSGINVLQWMYGMKMDVPVILITGYGSEEIALEAWKWGARDYFVKGKSDMSQLPELVLKVYKQVILERQRRSE